A genomic stretch from Canis lupus baileyi chromosome 3, mCanLup2.hap1, whole genome shotgun sequence includes:
- the CA7 gene encoding carbonic anhydrase 7 isoform X2 — translation MTGHHGWGYGQNDGPSQWHKLYPIAQGDRQSPINIVSSQAVYSPSLKPLELSYEACISLSITNNGHSVQVDFNDSDDRTAVTGGPLDGPYRLKQLHFHWGKKHSVGSEHTVDGKSFPSELHLVHWNAKKYSTFGEAASAPDGLAVVGIFLEGTKAQFSCFNPKCLLPASRHYWTYPGSLTTPPLSESVTWIVLREPISISERQMEKFRSLLFTSEEDERIHMVNNFRPPQPLKGRVVKASFRA, via the exons ATGACCGGCCACCACGGCTGGGGCTACGGCCAGAACGACG GCCCCTCACAGTGGCACAAGCTGTATCCCATTGCCCAAGGAGACCGCCAGTCACCAATCAATATTGTGTCCAGCCAGGCTGTGTACTCACCCAGCCTGAAGCCACTGGAGCTTTCCTATGAGGCCTGTATATCCCTCAGCATCACCAACAATGGCCACTCTGTCCAGGTGGACTTCAATGACAGCGATGACCGAACTG CGGTAACTGGGGGGCCCTTGGATGGGCCATATCGGCTCAAGCAGCTCCATTTCCACTGGGGCAAGAAGCACAGTGTGGGCTCAGAGCACACAGTAGATGGCAAGTCGTTCCCCAGCGAG CTACACCTTGTTCATTGGAACGCCAAGAAATACAGCACCTTTGGGGAGGCAGCCTCAGCACCGGATGGCCTGGCTGTGGTCGGCATCTTCTTGGAG GGAACTAAGGCCCAGTTCAGCTGCTTCAACCCCAAGTGCCTCCTGCCTGCCAGCCGGCACTACTGGACCTACCCTGGCTCCCTGACCACGCCTCCCCTGAGTGAAAGCGTCACCTGGATCGTGCTCCGGGAACCTATCAGCATCTCTGAGAGGCAG ATGGAGAAGTTCCGGAGTCTGCTTTTCACCTCAGAGGAGGATGAGAGGATCCACATGGTGAACAACTTCCGGCCGCCGCAGCCACTGAAAGGCCGTGTGGTCAAGGCCTCTTTCCGGGCCTGA
- the CA7 gene encoding carbonic anhydrase 7 isoform X1, producing MTGHHGWGYGQNDGPSQWHKLYPIAQGDRQSPINIVSSQAVYSPSLKPLELSYEACISLSITNNGHSVQVDFNDSDDRTAVTGGPLDGPYRLKQLHFHWGKKHSVGSEHTVDGKSFPSELHLVHWNAKKYSTFGEAASAPDGLAVVGIFLETGDEHPSMNRLTDALYMVRFKGTKAQFSCFNPKCLLPASRHYWTYPGSLTTPPLSESVTWIVLREPISISERQMEKFRSLLFTSEEDERIHMVNNFRPPQPLKGRVVKASFRA from the exons ATGACCGGCCACCACGGCTGGGGCTACGGCCAGAACGACG GCCCCTCACAGTGGCACAAGCTGTATCCCATTGCCCAAGGAGACCGCCAGTCACCAATCAATATTGTGTCCAGCCAGGCTGTGTACTCACCCAGCCTGAAGCCACTGGAGCTTTCCTATGAGGCCTGTATATCCCTCAGCATCACCAACAATGGCCACTCTGTCCAGGTGGACTTCAATGACAGCGATGACCGAACTG CGGTAACTGGGGGGCCCTTGGATGGGCCATATCGGCTCAAGCAGCTCCATTTCCACTGGGGCAAGAAGCACAGTGTGGGCTCAGAGCACACAGTAGATGGCAAGTCGTTCCCCAGCGAG CTACACCTTGTTCATTGGAACGCCAAGAAATACAGCACCTTTGGGGAGGCAGCCTCAGCACCGGATGGCCTGGCTGTGGTCGGCATCTTCTTGGAG ACAGGGGACGAGCACCCCAGCATGAACCGTCTGACAGATGCGCTCTACATGGTTCGGTTTAAG GGAACTAAGGCCCAGTTCAGCTGCTTCAACCCCAAGTGCCTCCTGCCTGCCAGCCGGCACTACTGGACCTACCCTGGCTCCCTGACCACGCCTCCCCTGAGTGAAAGCGTCACCTGGATCGTGCTCCGGGAACCTATCAGCATCTCTGAGAGGCAG ATGGAGAAGTTCCGGAGTCTGCTTTTCACCTCAGAGGAGGATGAGAGGATCCACATGGTGAACAACTTCCGGCCGCCGCAGCCACTGAAAGGCCGTGTGGTCAAGGCCTCTTTCCGGGCCTGA